A stretch of Anas acuta chromosome 3, bAnaAcu1.1, whole genome shotgun sequence DNA encodes these proteins:
- the LOC137853808 gene encoding potassium channel subfamily K member 16-like: protein MPFLTVPNWQIRWTPLLVLGYLFYLLLGAMVFQLLEKQAETHSRDQFQLEKLKFLQNYTCLDRQALEQFVQVLMEAWEKGVSPEGNSTNPSNWDFSNSFFFAGTVVTTIGYGNRSPSTVAGQVFCVFYALFGVPLNLAFLNQLGKGLNAHLMMLERWVQKPGRAQVVQTLAVAVFLTTGTLLFLVFPPLVFSYVEGWSYGEGFYFTFITLSTIGFGDYVVGTNPNKHYIPLYRSLTAIWIVFGLAWLALVFNVGADLMEKFLQLKWHKPNLSLAEGDTTKLEDEPEQPRIHIPT, encoded by the exons atgCCCTTCCTCACAGTACCCAACTGGCAGATCAGATGGACTCCACTGCTGGTACTGGGGTATCTCTTTTATCTCCTCCTCGGTGCTATGGTGTTCCAGCTGTTGGAGAAGCAGGCAGAGACCCACTCTCGGGACCAGTTCCAGCTGGAGAAGCTCAAGTTCCTGCAGAACTACACATGCTTGGATAGGCAAGCCCTGGAGCAGTTCGTACAG GTCCTCATGGAAGCATGGGAAAAAGGGGTCAGCCCAGAAGGAAACTCTACAAATCCCAGTAACTGGGACTTCAGCAACTCCTTCTTTTTTGCAGGAACTGTTGTCACCACTATAG GTTATGGTAACCGGTCCCCCAGCACCGTGGCTGGACAagtcttctgtgtgttttatgCCTTATTTGGGGTTCCGCTCAACCTGGCCTTCCTTAATCAGTTGGGGAAAGGCCTCAATGCTCATCTGATGATGCTGGAAAGATGGGTGCAAAAGCCAGGCCGTGCCCAG GTAGTTCAAACACTGGCAGTGGCTGTCTTCCTGACTACAGGGACCTTGCTATTTCTGGTGTTCCCACCACTGGTTTTCAGTTACGTAGAAGGCTGGAGCTATGGAGAAGGCTTTTACTTCACTTTCATCACCCTAAGCACCATTGGATTTGGGGACTACGTAGTAG GCACAAACCCCAACAAGCACTATATCCCACTATACAGGAGCCTAACTGCAATTTGGATTGTTTTTGGCTTGGCCTGGCTGGCCCTGGTCTTCAATGTGGGAGCTGACTTGATGGAAAAATTCCTTCAGCTGAAGTGGCACAAGCCCAACTTAAGCTTGGCAGAAGGAGACACAACCAAACTGGAAGATGAACCTGAGCAGCCTAGAATCCACATACCTACCTGA